In [Leptolyngbya] sp. PCC 7376, a genomic segment contains:
- a CDS encoding sensor histidine kinase, producing the protein MSLPPNNRDVVAGYLDANPAIAGFITSQETDKIDKSPQNFQLARYFSMTSFVVLLVAAGLLSWIYQSRAKQDLKQFGEAANVEITKTLYQANEEDIITFIEAATSLSDTELLIDPVSQKIAQDLDFYLNALDITKIKFFEASGRTIFSTDSTQVGQDKAKYEGFQKAIKGEVFSSLKNHDPLLHLAGWNNQDKVLHSSYIPLYASPSGNADNTIINDQGKIIGVLEIYRDVTPHAQAIARSQARISTSIAVSFIFLYAGLFLIIRRADKIIQNQQDKIQTARDNFQDQAAQLEETLDELNTTQAQLILQEKMFGLSQMVAGLAHELNNPIAFVSGNINYAGGYIEDLFDLLNLYEKHVSELPPSIEAKQEEMDLEFIIDDLPKCMKSMREGTVRIQNIVASLRVFSRLGEAKIKRVSLKENITSIWNLLNYRLQSLGIELSEHYGDLPKVECDAAEINQVFFHLLSNAIDALEIFDNPNKYIHIRGKVVSENMVEISVTNNGLPLPDRIKKHMFDPFFTTKKVGKGTGMGLTVSYQIIQNHGGTLSVESTSEETTLIVRLPITWQEKKNKP; encoded by the coding sequence GTGTCTCTCCCTCCAAACAATAGAGATGTCGTAGCTGGCTATCTTGATGCGAATCCTGCAATTGCAGGGTTCATAACCTCGCAGGAAACAGATAAGATCGACAAATCACCGCAAAACTTTCAGTTAGCACGCTACTTTTCGATGACAAGCTTTGTTGTGCTTTTGGTAGCTGCAGGGTTATTAAGCTGGATTTACCAAAGCCGTGCCAAGCAAGATCTTAAGCAATTTGGAGAAGCAGCAAACGTTGAAATCACAAAGACACTCTATCAAGCGAATGAAGAAGATATTATTACTTTTATTGAAGCCGCCACATCCCTTAGCGACACAGAGCTTTTAATAGATCCAGTCTCCCAAAAAATCGCTCAAGATTTAGACTTTTATTTAAATGCTTTAGACATTACTAAAATCAAATTTTTTGAAGCATCAGGAAGAACTATTTTTTCGACAGATTCGACACAAGTTGGTCAAGACAAAGCAAAATATGAAGGATTTCAAAAAGCAATTAAAGGAGAAGTTTTTTCTTCTCTAAAAAATCATGATCCTTTATTACATTTAGCAGGATGGAATAATCAAGATAAGGTTCTCCATTCTAGTTATATTCCTCTCTATGCTTCCCCATCTGGAAATGCAGATAATACGATAATCAATGATCAAGGCAAGATTATCGGTGTCCTTGAGATTTATCGTGATGTCACTCCCCATGCTCAGGCGATCGCCCGCTCCCAAGCCAGAATTTCTACCAGTATTGCAGTCAGTTTTATTTTTCTTTATGCTGGTTTATTTTTGATTATTCGTCGTGCTGATAAAATCATTCAAAACCAACAAGATAAGATTCAAACTGCTCGGGATAATTTCCAAGATCAAGCGGCGCAATTAGAAGAAACTTTAGACGAATTAAATACGACTCAGGCCCAACTCATCTTACAAGAAAAAATGTTTGGGCTTAGTCAAATGGTTGCAGGGCTTGCCCATGAGCTCAATAATCCAATAGCATTTGTTAGTGGCAATATCAACTATGCAGGTGGCTACATCGAAGATCTTTTCGACTTATTAAATCTATACGAAAAGCATGTTTCTGAGCTGCCTCCATCCATCGAAGCGAAACAAGAAGAGATGGATTTAGAATTTATCATCGATGATTTACCAAAATGCATGAAATCGATGCGTGAGGGCACAGTCCGCATCCAAAATATTGTTGCCAGTCTCAGGGTTTTCTCTCGTTTAGGTGAAGCAAAGATTAAACGAGTTAGCTTAAAAGAAAATATCACAAGTATTTGGAATCTGTTAAATTATCGATTGCAATCATTGGGTATTGAACTTTCTGAACATTACGGTGATTTACCGAAAGTAGAATGTGATGCAGCAGAAATCAATCAAGTATTTTTTCATCTTCTGAGTAATGCAATTGATGCCCTAGAAATTTTTGATAATCCAAACAAGTATATCCACATTAGAGGAAAAGTTGTATCAGAAAATATGGTGGAAATTTCTGTGACCAATAACGGCTTACCACTCCCAGATCGCATCAAAAAACATATGTTTGATCCATTTTTTACGACGAAAAAAGTAGGAAAAGGAACAGGCATGGGATTAACTGTTTCCTATCAAATCATTCAGAATCACGGCGGAACGCTTTCTGTTGAATCAACATCGGAAGAAACAACATTAATCGTTCGGTTACCTATCACTTGGCAAGAAAAAAAGAATAAGCCTTAA
- the glp gene encoding gephyrin-like molybdotransferase Glp produces the protein MIPVNEAEAIILEAIAPLTKTETITLEQGYGRILATDVTGNLDIPHWDNSAMDGYAIRSADLQNEPVEFEVIEEIPAGQTPQKTLQSGQAARIFTGAMMPSGADTVVMQENTERQDDTVKIIENPAPGKFVRSQGDYYRAGEPLLKEGMRLGAADIAVLAACQCPKFPVFRRPTVAIFSTGDELRSPHEMLQPGQIVDSNRYALSAFAESLGAIAKPLPTVPDDKNVLRETMQAALAQADIVMSTGGVSVGEYDFVEKLMEKLGGEILIRKVAIRPGKPLTVAKFPGGKLYFGIPGNPVSALVGCWRFVQPAIKKLSGQNGDWQPPFVWATSPQTLKGAGTRDAYLWGNLTMTETGYSFTRPSGGHSSANLINLAQTNALAVVPLGVTEIQKGDHLKVMQIST, from the coding sequence ATGATTCCAGTAAATGAGGCTGAGGCAATAATTTTAGAGGCGATCGCCCCGCTGACCAAGACTGAGACAATCACGCTGGAGCAAGGTTATGGTCGGATTTTAGCAACTGATGTGACGGGTAACCTTGATATTCCCCATTGGGATAATTCAGCAATGGATGGCTACGCGATTCGGTCGGCAGATTTACAGAATGAGCCTGTCGAATTCGAGGTAATTGAAGAGATTCCAGCGGGTCAAACGCCTCAAAAAACATTGCAGTCTGGGCAAGCTGCCAGAATTTTTACAGGAGCGATGATGCCATCGGGCGCAGACACCGTAGTGATGCAGGAAAATACGGAGCGCCAAGACGATACTGTCAAAATCATTGAAAATCCAGCGCCCGGAAAATTTGTGCGATCGCAGGGAGATTATTACCGAGCTGGTGAACCTTTGCTTAAAGAAGGGATGCGTTTGGGTGCAGCAGATATCGCAGTCTTAGCGGCCTGCCAATGCCCAAAATTTCCAGTATTTCGTCGTCCCACTGTGGCGATTTTCTCCACCGGAGATGAGTTGCGATCGCCCCATGAAATGCTTCAGCCTGGCCAAATTGTCGATTCAAATCGCTATGCCCTCAGCGCTTTCGCCGAATCTCTTGGGGCGATCGCCAAGCCTTTACCCACTGTCCCTGATGATAAAAATGTGTTGCGAGAAACTATGCAAGCTGCATTAGCTCAGGCCGATATTGTGATGTCAACTGGCGGTGTTTCCGTTGGGGAGTATGATTTCGTTGAGAAATTAATGGAGAAGTTGGGTGGCGAAATTCTGATTCGGAAAGTTGCGATTCGTCCAGGTAAGCCCCTCACTGTCGCAAAATTTCCCGGCGGCAAATTGTATTTTGGCATCCCCGGTAATCCTGTCTCAGCCTTGGTGGGTTGTTGGCGATTTGTGCAGCCAGCAATTAAAAAACTGTCTGGTCAAAACGGCGATTGGCAGCCTCCTTTTGTTTGGGCAACTTCTCCCCAAACGCTCAAGGGGGCAGGTACTCGCGATGCCTATCTCTGGGGGAATCTAACCATGACGGAAACCGGTTATTCCTTCACTCGACCCAGTGGTGGCCATAGTTCTGCCAACCTCATTAACCTCGCCCAAACTAATGCTTTAGCCGTTGTGCCCTTAGGTGTTACTGAGATTCAAAAGGGCGATCACCTCAAGGTCATGCAAATTTCGACTTAA
- a CDS encoding DUF4126 domain-containing protein, whose protein sequence is MIIGFLAVLSASVAAGMRIALPLLVILVLYSEPLLENLPWLRWLPPQVLISIFAIWALFELFGSKKLLGQRILQVVQLFFSPLAGLILSMTAAQVLEVEFEPFWLIGVIGALIAFVFNLILTGWFFRLRGLPIWWSFTEDILCVVLVLFAFRSPQQGGVLAMMLLWLAVRSSTEWKRYYDEGRSPQRSELADDIDDMNEQGNGEGV, encoded by the coding sequence ATGATTATTGGTTTTCTCGCAGTTTTATCAGCATCGGTCGCAGCAGGGATGAGAATTGCATTACCTCTACTGGTAATTTTGGTGCTATACAGCGAGCCATTACTCGAAAATCTGCCGTGGCTAAGATGGTTGCCACCGCAGGTGTTGATTAGTATTTTTGCGATCTGGGCGTTGTTTGAGTTATTCGGCTCAAAGAAGCTTTTAGGGCAACGCATTCTGCAAGTGGTACAGCTGTTTTTTTCACCGTTGGCTGGCTTGATTTTAAGTATGACGGCGGCACAGGTTTTGGAGGTTGAATTCGAGCCCTTCTGGTTAATTGGGGTAATTGGCGCATTGATCGCATTTGTCTTTAACTTGATTTTGACGGGCTGGTTTTTCCGGTTACGGGGATTGCCGATTTGGTGGTCTTTTACGGAGGATATTCTCTGTGTGGTGCTGGTATTGTTTGCATTTCGATCGCCACAACAGGGTGGTGTCCTCGCGATGATGTTACTTTGGCTAGCGGTACGTAGCTCAACGGAGTGGAAACGGTATTACGATGAAGGGCGATCGCCGCAACGATCCGAGCTAGCGGACGATATTGACGATATGAATGAGCAGGGTAATGGCGAGGGAGTGTAA
- a CDS encoding Glu/Leu/Phe/Val dehydrogenase, whose amino-acid sequence MSKSLLADASIRLENALKHVDISDDAIERLKYPKTSLMVSIPIRMDDGSLKMFRGYRVRYDDTRGPGKGGVRYHPNVSLDEVQSLAFWMTFKCALLDLPFGGAKGGITVDPKALSKAELERLSRGYIEAIADSIGPDTDILAPDVYTNAMIMGWMMDQYSIIHRRIVPGVVTGKPLSMGGSQGRSTATATGAFHVINTVCEKLGRSPEKTTVAVQGFGNAGAEVAQQLANMGYKVVAVSDSRGGIYAEQGLDIPSIRHYKVENRGIKAVYCENTLCNIVEHKVLTNEELLTLDVDILIPAALENQITAQNAHQIKAKLIFEVANGPITSEADKILEQNDIMVVPDILTNAGGVTVSHFEWVQNRNGFYWSATEVKQKLKEKMIREAENVWELAQTKQLSMRTAAYTHALNRLGDALDAKGTRNYFVGSSS is encoded by the coding sequence ATGTCGAAATCACTATTAGCAGATGCCAGTATTCGTCTAGAAAATGCACTGAAACATGTTGATATCTCTGATGATGCCATTGAAAGATTGAAATATCCGAAAACGAGTTTAATGGTATCGATCCCAATTCGGATGGATGATGGCTCGCTCAAAATGTTTCGAGGCTATCGGGTACGGTATGACGATACGCGGGGGCCGGGCAAAGGCGGTGTGCGTTATCACCCTAATGTTTCGTTGGATGAGGTGCAATCTTTAGCGTTTTGGATGACATTTAAATGTGCGCTGTTGGATCTGCCATTTGGTGGAGCGAAAGGGGGCATTACGGTGGATCCAAAGGCTTTATCGAAAGCAGAGCTAGAAAGATTAAGTCGGGGCTATATTGAGGCGATCGCCGATTCGATTGGGCCAGACACAGATATCCTCGCGCCGGATGTCTATACCAATGCCATGATTATGGGCTGGATGATGGATCAATACAGCATCATTCATCGCCGCATTGTTCCTGGTGTCGTCACGGGCAAACCGCTCTCGATGGGGGGTAGCCAAGGACGAAGTACAGCCACAGCCACCGGTGCATTCCACGTTATCAATACGGTCTGCGAAAAATTAGGGCGATCGCCAGAAAAAACGACCGTTGCCGTACAAGGCTTTGGAAATGCAGGCGCAGAAGTCGCCCAACAATTGGCCAACATGGGATATAAAGTTGTTGCCGTTAGTGATTCTCGTGGTGGCATTTATGCAGAGCAAGGCTTAGATATCCCTAGTATTCGGCATTATAAAGTCGAAAATCGTGGCATTAAAGCCGTCTATTGCGAAAATACGCTCTGTAATATTGTTGAGCATAAAGTTTTGACGAATGAAGAACTTTTAACCCTTGATGTGGATATTTTGATACCCGCTGCCCTTGAAAATCAGATTACCGCTCAAAACGCCCATCAAATTAAAGCAAAGCTAATCTTTGAGGTGGCAAATGGGCCAATCACTTCCGAGGCCGATAAAATCCTTGAGCAGAATGACATTATGGTTGTCCCAGATATTTTGACTAATGCTGGCGGTGTCACCGTAAGCCATTTTGAATGGGTGCAAAACCGCAATGGATTTTACTGGTCAGCAACGGAAGTCAAGCAAAAACTCAAAGAAAAAATGATCCGTGAGGCTGAAAACGTTTGGGAGCTTGCCCAAACAAAACAACTTTCAATGCGAACAGCTGCCTATACTCACGCTCTAAATCGTTTGGGAGATGCTCTAGATGCGAAGGGTACACGCAATTATTTTGTGGGCAGTTCATCCTAA
- a CDS encoding ATP-binding protein: MHIKFSLLKNQSISSKLFAAYSLTFIMAVLGIIVGVEIARRTEQRAIAIQAEAHEDIETITHFQASLLDFSYWKQLFLNSSNIAQTDLQKLQISHTKLQEDWLIFINSEELVEAGEESSERITETESLVALSIVDDHADEFEQYLKSWEIILQKSSEIYSSEQIKQQLRLIEQGDAIKKFGDFLTKIQELADATEEEEEEANFLLEQASNRQLQIIIFSALLSGTCGLLLMYWTSRVLMSPLKSMTLETQKAINSQNFDLKVDTSMQDEIGTLAHTFNAYSDFVKELLLSSQAANQKLEQTLTELQSAQIQVIQSEKMSSLGQLVAGVAHEINNPVNFVQGNIYHVETYVNDLLEIPEFYQQFYPEPPEEIESFLEDIEMEFVREDLPKILKAMRVGTNRITDIVLALRNFSRTDDSKLKKMDVHEGIENTLMILRHRTDSKGKRPKIEIEKKYSELPQINCYPGLLNQVFMNLLANAIDALEEKLEGQSEEEKQKETPHITIRTGLTQDNKSIQVAIADNGLGIPDKVRSRIFDPFFTTKEIGKGTGMGLSISYQLVTEKHQGQFRCESKPGQGTEMIIEIPLALGHESEEKKG, encoded by the coding sequence GTGCACATTAAATTTTCCCTGCTTAAAAATCAATCCATTAGTAGCAAACTTTTTGCCGCCTATAGCCTCACTTTCATTATGGCGGTACTAGGCATCATCGTTGGTGTGGAAATAGCTAGACGTACTGAGCAGAGGGCGATCGCTATTCAAGCGGAAGCACATGAAGACATTGAAACGATCACCCATTTTCAAGCTTCTTTACTCGATTTTTCCTATTGGAAACAGCTATTTTTAAACTCTTCTAATATTGCCCAAACCGATTTACAGAAATTACAAATATCTCACACCAAACTACAAGAAGACTGGTTGATATTTATCAATTCTGAAGAGTTGGTGGAAGCAGGAGAAGAATCTTCTGAAAGGATTACAGAAACAGAATCTCTAGTTGCTCTCAGTATCGTTGATGACCATGCTGATGAATTTGAACAATATTTGAAATCGTGGGAAATCATTTTACAAAAATCTTCTGAGATCTATTCATCGGAGCAGATAAAGCAGCAGCTTAGACTGATCGAGCAAGGGGATGCCATCAAAAAATTTGGAGATTTTCTCACAAAAATCCAAGAGCTAGCTGATGCAACAGAAGAAGAAGAAGAAGAGGCAAACTTCTTACTTGAACAGGCATCGAACAGACAGCTGCAAATCATTATTTTCAGTGCTCTTTTGTCCGGGACTTGTGGGTTGTTACTAATGTATTGGACTAGTCGAGTGTTAATGTCTCCTCTCAAGTCTATGACGTTGGAAACTCAAAAGGCTATTAATTCCCAAAATTTTGATCTTAAAGTCGACACCTCAATGCAAGATGAAATTGGAACCCTAGCCCACACGTTTAATGCATATAGTGATTTCGTAAAAGAGCTTTTGCTTTCTTCTCAGGCGGCAAATCAAAAATTAGAACAGACATTAACAGAACTCCAAAGTGCCCAGATACAAGTCATTCAAAGTGAAAAGATGTCAAGTCTCGGGCAATTAGTTGCAGGAGTTGCCCATGAAATCAATAATCCGGTCAACTTTGTTCAGGGCAATATTTATCATGTTGAAACTTACGTCAATGATTTATTAGAAATTCCAGAGTTTTATCAACAGTTTTATCCAGAGCCTCCAGAAGAGATTGAGAGTTTTTTAGAAGATATAGAGATGGAATTTGTGCGAGAGGATTTACCCAAAATTCTTAAAGCGATGAGAGTCGGCACTAACCGTATTACAGACATTGTTTTGGCATTACGGAATTTTTCTCGAACAGATGACTCCAAACTCAAAAAAATGGATGTGCATGAAGGCATAGAAAATACCTTAATGATTTTGCGTCATCGTACAGATTCAAAAGGCAAGCGTCCAAAAATTGAAATTGAGAAAAAATATAGTGAGTTACCGCAAATCAATTGTTATCCTGGTCTCCTCAATCAGGTTTTCATGAATCTTTTGGCGAATGCTATTGATGCATTAGAGGAAAAGCTTGAAGGACAATCAGAAGAAGAGAAACAAAAGGAAACGCCTCACATTACAATTCGCACAGGTTTAACGCAGGATAATAAATCGATTCAGGTGGCGATCGCCGACAATGGTTTAGGAATACCGGACAAAGTACGTAGCCGAATTTTTGACCCTTTCTTTACCACAAAAGAAATTGGTAAAGGGACTGGAATGGGCCTCTCAATTAGCTATCAACTGGTAACGGAAAAGCATCAAGGTCAGTTCCGTTGTGAGTCTAAGCCCGGTCAAGGTACTGAAATGATTATCGAAATTCCTCTAGCTCTAGGACATGAGTCCGAAGAGAAAAAAGGGTAG
- a CDS encoding NAD(P)/FAD-dependent oxidoreductase yields the protein MIRLNEIKLPLDHSEEAIAEAICKKLELKPHELLEYTIFKRSFDARKKRNIFLVYVVDIKTYKDKSLLKRFRRDPHVIETPDMAYKMVGHAPEGCEERPIVIGMGPCGMFAGLMLARMGFRPIILERGKQVDERTKDTFAFWKKRGKFNPESNAQFGEGGAGTFSDGKLYSQVRDRQHYKRKVLEEFVEAGSNPEILYIAKPHIGTFKLVGVVKKIRATIESLGGEIRFQSKVKTVEIEDRKVKGVTLENGDFIPSTHVVMAMGHSARDTFEMLFDQGVYIEPKPFSIGFRIEHPQPLIDECRYGEFAGNKTLGAADYKLVHHCKNGRSVYSFCMCPGGLVIGAASEPGMVVTNGMSQYSRNERNANAGIVVGITPEEDYPEHPLAGIELQRKIESKAFELGGGDYSAPGQLVGDFLSGRSSEELGKVKPSYAPGVKLTDLSEVLPDFAIEAIREALPAFDKKIKGFAMDEAMLTGVETRTSSPIRIKRGKDYQSINTQGLYPAGEGAGYAGGILSAGIDGVKVAEAIALNILQES from the coding sequence ATGATTCGACTTAACGAAATTAAGCTTCCCCTTGATCATTCTGAGGAGGCGATCGCCGAGGCTATTTGCAAGAAGCTGGAGCTAAAACCCCACGAGCTACTGGAATACACGATTTTTAAACGGAGTTTTGATGCTCGTAAAAAGCGCAATATTTTTCTGGTTTACGTCGTTGATATTAAAACCTACAAAGATAAATCGCTCTTAAAGCGTTTTCGCCGTGACCCCCATGTCATTGAAACTCCCGATATGGCTTACAAAATGGTGGGTCATGCGCCGGAAGGTTGTGAAGAGCGACCCATTGTGATTGGTATGGGGCCATGCGGCATGTTTGCGGGACTGATGTTGGCGCGGATGGGCTTTCGACCGATTATCTTAGAGCGGGGTAAACAGGTAGACGAACGCACAAAAGATACCTTTGCCTTCTGGAAAAAACGTGGCAAGTTCAATCCAGAATCCAATGCGCAATTTGGGGAAGGTGGAGCAGGGACATTTTCCGATGGCAAACTCTACAGTCAGGTGCGCGATCGCCAACATTACAAACGCAAAGTATTAGAAGAATTTGTGGAGGCAGGGTCAAATCCCGAAATTCTCTACATTGCTAAACCTCACATTGGCACATTTAAATTAGTCGGTGTGGTCAAAAAAATTCGTGCAACTATCGAATCCCTCGGTGGTGAAATTCGGTTTCAGAGCAAAGTCAAAACTGTCGAAATCGAAGACCGCAAAGTAAAAGGCGTAACCCTCGAAAACGGTGACTTTATTCCCAGTACCCATGTCGTGATGGCGATGGGACATAGCGCACGGGACACCTTCGAAATGCTATTTGATCAGGGCGTTTATATCGAACCCAAACCTTTTTCTATCGGTTTTCGCATCGAGCATCCCCAACCTCTCATCGATGAATGTCGTTATGGCGAATTTGCGGGTAATAAAACCCTTGGTGCGGCAGATTATAAACTAGTTCATCATTGCAAAAATGGGCGATCTGTTTACAGCTTTTGTATGTGTCCCGGCGGTTTAGTGATTGGTGCTGCATCAGAACCGGGAATGGTTGTGACCAATGGCATGAGTCAATATTCTCGCAATGAACGCAATGCCAATGCTGGAATTGTGGTGGGCATTACGCCCGAGGAAGATTATCCTGAGCATCCCCTTGCAGGCATCGAACTTCAGCGAAAAATTGAATCAAAAGCTTTTGAATTAGGCGGTGGAGATTATAGTGCACCGGGTCAATTAGTAGGGGATTTTCTGTCAGGGCGATCGTCTGAAGAACTGGGTAAAGTGAAACCTTCCTATGCACCGGGCGTAAAACTAACAGATCTCAGTGAAGTGCTACCAGATTTTGCGATTGAAGCGATTCGAGAAGCATTGCCCGCTTTTGACAAAAAAATCAAAGGTTTTGCGATGGATGAGGCGATGTTAACTGGGGTGGAAACGCGAACATCATCTCCAATTCGCATTAAACGTGGCAAGGATTATCAAAGTATTAATACTCAAGGTCTATATCCTGCTGGGGAAGGTGCTGGCTATGCAGGTGGTATTCTCTCCGCCGGAATTGATGGCGTAAAAGTAGCTGAGGCGATCGCCCTCAATATTCTTCAGGAGAGTTAG